ATCTTGGTCTTTGGTGGTAAGCAAAGTTCATGAAATGTTTACAAGGTgtctttggtttggtttaagtGTATGattgacttctttttttttttgctattcaGGTTTGGGATATTCAACCCTGCAATTGTCTATGATCATTTGGGTGAAATATTTTCGGCGCTGATATTCGGAAGCCTCGTGTTCTGTGTTTTGTTATACGTAAAGGTAAGTGTATCTATGTATGTCATGTCATGAATGGTGTGTTGCTTTTCTTTTTAGTGTCTACTGATGTGGAGTTTGGctttttatgtttctaaaaCTTGTGTTTTTGTCTTGTACTAGGGTCATGTTGCGCCTTCATCAAGTGATTCTGGTTCATGTGGTAACCTGATTATCGACTTCTATTGGGTGAGTTATCTCTGCTGATTGAATTCTCATTCTTCTTAAATTACTGGTTGGGGTTTTACCTAAAAGAACTAACTTCTCGGCAATGTTAGCCATCTCCTCATGAATTTCTTGCTTCTTTGGTAGATATGCGGAGGTCAAGTTTTCGTAAAATTCCCACAGTTAGTCAGTGTCCTCTTAGGAACACTTAATTCATTTAATACTCACAGACTAGTGGTGAAGGAAAAGAATTAAAGTATTTAATGGTTATTAATCATAGTTGTGACTGTATCTCACTCTGTTAGATTATCACTAACACGTTCCAGTTTGCGGCATTCTTATTCTCACTGTTTTCTTTCCGTCCTGATTTGCAGGGCATGGAGTTGTATCCTCGAATTGGTAAAAACTTCGACATCAAGGTTTTTACTAATTGCAGATTTGGTATGATGTCTTGGGCTGTTCTTGCCGTCACGTACTGCATTAAACAGGTACTTTCTAGATATATTTTCACATTCTTACGATATAACCTGGAGGTTTCTTTGAGTCTTTGTTTTATGCGAGAGTCTTACATCTTCCAATTTGTGGTTACTTCTTAAATCAGTATGAAATAAACGGGAAAGTATCTGATTCAATGTTGGTCAACACCATCCTGATGCTGGTGTATGTCACGAAATTTTTCTGGTGGGAAGCGGGTTACTGGAACACCATGGACATCGCACATGACCGAGGTATGCTTCTGgtacatatatatgaaaattacatcatcatcaacaaaAGTTGCTTCATTATTTGGCAATAATTTCCTTATGAAGTATGTTTATGTGGCTAATGCAGCAGCATATgattcaaattattattttccatgtttatttttatttttaactttcagCTGGATTCTATATTTGCTGGGGTTGTCTGGTGTGGGTGCCTTCTATTTATACATCTCCAGGAATGTACCTTGTGAACCACCCCGTCCAACTTGGAACTCAggtgcaaaaaaaaatttataactgaATAAAGAGAATGAGATACATGAGAACTACCCTTGTGTGTTCACCAAATGAAAAACCTTAAAGATACAACAAGAATGGTTAAAGCTAAATGTGACAGTACCAGAATCCGGGTCTTCTAAAGTATCCTTACATTAGAAACAACAGAGTTATAGTATCAAATGTTTAACATATGTTTGAATCATTGCACAGTATGGCTCATGATTCTACTCGTCAGATATCAGTCTATGTAGTAGCACAAGTCCGTTCATGAAAACATGAGACACTTATGTCTATTTCTATCTCTTAAGACTTTATATTATCCTTCCTTTGTCTGCAGTTGGCAATATACATTTTGGTGGCGGGGTGTCTTTGCATTTACATAAACTATGACTGCGATAGACAAAGGCAAGAGTTCAGGAGGACAAACGGGAAATGCTCGGTTTGGGGCAAAGCCCCATCAAAGGTAATGATCACAAAACACTCAGTGAAGTTAGCTTATTCCTTTTTGAATTTGAGACATTCCGTGTATGAACGTCTCATGGTTTGTTGCAGATTGTAGCGACATATACGACAACAGCTGGTGAAACTAAAACCAGTCTACTCTTAACCTCTGGATGGTGAGTTTATTCCACTTTTATGCCATTACAACAATTAGTTTTACATGTTTCTCATCACAACAACATGGGTTTTTGATGGTGCAGGTGGGGATTGGCTCGTCATTTCCATTATGTTCCTGAGATCTCAAGTGCTTTCTTCTGGACCGTACCGGCTCTCTTTGACAACGTAAATTCATTCTCCATCTCTTTGGTTTGTTATAAGCTTTTTGTTGCAAGCGCTGCATTTAAagacataaataaatatttgtttggtCCAGTTCTTGCCTTATTTCTACGTCATATTCCTCACCATTCTTCTCTTTGATCGAGCCAAGAGAGACGATGACCGATGCCGATCAAAGTAAGTCACCAAATCTGAATGAGTATTAACCCCATTAACACATTCTCTTTGTTCTTACTTTGGGTTTGTTGCTTCTTTTTGGTAAAGGTATGGAAAGTACTGGAAGCTCTACTGCGAGAAAGTCAAATACAGGATCATTCCGGGAATTTATTAATGTTATTAAAGTATGTGTTCTCTTCTTCTCTACTTTGTTTCGTTAAATCGAACGCTGGGACTATCCAATGACCAAAAATTGAAGAAAGGGCAAATTGATGCGTTTAGACATTTTTTTGCTGATTTGTAAGCTACATTTGAATTTCAAGTTATgggttttgatatattttataagatttagCCTAAAGTTTGTAATTTTACTACTATATTAGACCGTTTTAAtgcatataataataaataataaaatattaactatacTATTGTGTGACAGCATCTATTTCTACCCCTATTGACAATCTTGACCAATACTCTGTTATCTCAGTCCCAAAGATTTTATGATATTTGTCACTGCAGTTATGTGGCAGACCTCTCCCAACTAATTTTGACAACTCATGTAATTGATGTTTGAATCCACGCAATTCTAGTTGTAACACAGTTTAACCAAATGGcgatttatatttgaatattaaGAGATCTTATCTTACAAGTTCAAACTCTTGAAATACCATTctctaacctttttttttattttttgaaaatgccATTCTTTAACTTacagtttaatttatattacatCTCTTACTACAAACTATAAAGTCTACTGTTTTGTTATGCATGTATTTTCACTTTATACCGTTTTACTATTCCTTATATCATGTTCCATAGTAAAagtatttcattattttatagagaATCTTTGGTCGGTCAATGATCTTAATTTAAAATGTGATTATGCTCTCACACAGTAAAAACAAATAGAGAGAGAAATAGGAGAAAAGGACAAAAGGTGGGCATTTAAAAGTAATGAAAAGACAATGAACATTTAAAGAGGACAGACAAATCCACACCCAAATCCACACCCAACCTTCAGCCTCAtctcaaattcataaatataaatatttatctttcaacaaaacaacaaaaacaaaagagatgGTTTTTGGGttatgttttgtctttgttaGGGCGTGTTTGGACGTTTCTTTCTTCTCAGAATCATGCTTTACCGAAACAGCCTTTTCTTttaacaaaactaaataaactttttaattagaaaataataatattccaAATCCACCTCATGTCTAGACAAAACTCCATAAAAGTGGAGGTTCCAATCTCGAATACAGACATATATGTTGTGTcggtatatgcatttataataaGATAACTCCAAAAGGTATAATGACAAGTGAGGGTATTCATTGAACTTCTGGTTTTCTAGTTTCTCTAATTCAAGAATCATCATCTAAAACGAAGAAATTAATTTCaagataattacatatataggatttttttggtttaattataaGCTATGTTACATGGATATGGAAGCAGATACATGAAAGCGGAACACAGATACACGGAAACGGAAACGTATAGAACCGAAGCGAACGTATTAGAAACgtatatccaatttttttataaaaactaggACTAAAagttatatgatttaaatttaaaataaataatttatttatttatactaattttgaaatgatttcatattaattttgaaaatacacatagaataaattaaaataaattattatattaattatttttagtacttcataaataattgacaatatattttaatatatgctatgtctttaataaaaatcttaatACGTAAAGAtaatcataatttataatattagttctaatatttatatattctattctctctattttattactattaaattttagatttatataaattaaaactatgattttttattgatttataacattgtgttttaaaaaatgaaaacgtgattccaaaacaaaatcataagTTTCCAacgtattttttaaaaaaatattataaaagtgtttt
The sequence above is drawn from the Raphanus sativus cultivar WK10039 unplaced genomic scaffold, ASM80110v3 Scaffold3537, whole genome shotgun sequence genome and encodes:
- the LOC108848514 gene encoding 7-dehydrocholesterol reductase, whose protein sequence is MAATVHSPIVTYASMLSLLAFCPPFVILLWYTMVHQDGSVIQTCSFLWENGVQGLINIWPRPTAIAWKIIFCYGAFEAALQLLLPGKRVEGPISPTGNRPVYKANGMAAYFVTLATYLGLWWFGIFNPAIVYDHLGEIFSALIFGSLVFCVLLYVKGHVAPSSSDSGSCGNLIIDFYWGMELYPRIGKNFDIKVFTNCRFGMMSWAVLAVTYCIKQYEINGKVSDSMLVNTILMLVYVTKFFWWEAGYWNTMDIAHDRAGFYICWGCLVWVPSIYTSPGMYLVNHPVQLGTQLAIYILVAGCLCIYINYDCDRQRQEFRRTNGKCSVWGKAPSKIVATYTTTAGETKTSLLLTSGWWGLARHFHYVPEISSAFFWTVPALFDNFLPYFYVIFLTILLFDRAKRDDDRCRSKYGKYWKLYCEKVKYRIIPGIY